The genomic window ttttgcttttttaattgtTACTGTAGCTGGAGCTACATCTACCTCATGCTGTACTTGCAATACCTAGTTTAGGTTACCTGTCATGCCACAAAGATAAGCAACACAAATAAGactctttatttcaaaatgtttgcaATTAAATGAGTTCATGTCAGTAAGTCATACACTTTGACATACAAAAATACCGTGCTACTGATACAGTTGAATTAAATGGATTCTCCATGCAGGAGAAATTCACAGCATTATCAGTACCCTCGAGGAACTTTTTCACTCCTGGGGTGCATTGCTGGCCCCTGCATCACAAGCAATGTTGGTTTATTAGCTCGCTCTGCACAGTATTAAAACCATCACACCAACAGCCACTTGCATGCTGAATCCTCTCTTCCTTCTGAGATTTCTAATAAAGCAAACATCAAGCAACCCATCCTCCATCACTAGGCTAATATGTACCTTCAGATACTATGGATGATGCTGCTGAGTAGGAAGAAATTAAAGCTTAAACTTCCTTTGGTTCTGTCTGGATGTCATAGACCCCagtggaaaagaaggaaaagattcAGTTGTCTTTTTCTCTCATCCACTGCAACAAATTTGCTTTCTCTCGTTAACATGACACTGAAGTTTAATCAAAAAGCTTACCCTAACTTTATCCTCTTGGAGTTGATATTTGCCTTACTCTTTTCTCACTCTCAAAGGTTTAAAAAGACTTGTATCTGGTACTATACTGCTGCAGGAGTAAACTTGCTAATACCAAGAACTTTAACAAGATAGGTGGCTGAGAGCCACTTCAAGCTTTCAAACTCCTCCCTGTGTGAGGAAACACTGACTCCTGGAGCCAAATGAATTTTCTCCTGCTTGTCACCCAAACAGCCACCCTCATCTGACTCATGCCTGGCTACATCACTTAGAGGCAGTTTATCATCCCTTCCTTCCCGATGACAAGCTAAGCATACAGGACTTGGCAAACTGGACATTTGTACAACAAAATCATATTCTATTTTCTGCAGTGTATACAAAGAAGGGTTTCTTTAGGAGATCAGAGCTTATCAAAGCCTGTCATCTCCTTGAAGTAGCAGAAAAGTAGCTCAAGCAAGGAAGTAGTAGGAgaaatttttcagaaagcaCAAAGGCAGGTTTCATAAGCGTGTCCACTCCAACAAGCTCTGGATAGCAAAATCATGTTTGAGTGCTGGGACTTGAAACAGTTTATTCTCaaaaaaaacaatttatacATTGCTTTAAAACTCAATTCCTCTTCATTTTGGCAGTGGTTTTTGTCAGTGCCACGTGCAGTAGATCCAAGGTGTTAGATTTTAACTCTTCTTGATGTGAAGTCACAAAGAGGCTTTAAAATTTTACAGTGGGTTAAGCTTCAGCACAAAGATTTCAGCCCCCAGCACATTCCTAGCATTAAGTATGAGGGTACAAGTCAGAGCcagtgtggttttttgttttgtattttgaataAGATGAAGTTGTTGCCCAGTCAAGGGAGGGCCAGATTGGCACCTGGGAAGCAACAtgggatttctttaaaaagccataaatattttgaacaCAGTCAGTGCATAGGGCATTTCACTCTGTACAATAAAAATTGGTCCTGAAGTAGCTGAAGCTGTCCTTTAACAGAGGAACTAATTCTTCAAGAATTTAGTGACAAAGTAACAAGAGACatagcagaaaggaaaagcataCTTCAGTTGCCATCACATCACCCAGCAAAAATATGCCCTGTGTCTTCTAACTCCTTAATCCAAGAGGTGAAGTTAACTGTCTTTCATAAAGACAAAAACTTTAAGGCCTGgaatagcaaaataaaaccatgaaTTTGGAAGAGGACACAGATCACAAGATGACAAGTTCTGATGTCTGGAATGTAGACACAGGTTTAAAATACTCTGCAAACCCATTTTTAAAGGAGCAATGTCAGACAAAAGAACTGAAGTTGTTTAACAGTACAGAACTCAGGATGAGGGATGAGTGTCACTCATTGTACTGACTGACTGTTGTACATTTTACTTTGTTTGGGCCATGAAGCCACACCAGCAAATTTCACTGTTTGGCCATCTGTGCATTCAGAAACTGCTTTTATCTAGTGGGTGGAGTTtcttagaataaaataaatatgagaaTATATTCTTTACTCAAGGTCTGAAAAACAGATTCTGTAGATGCAAGGTACAAGGTTTGACTCAGCCTGTCAGTGTCCCTTTAAATACAGGTAATCTCTACCTCCAGCCTTTCCTACTGCACCTGCCTAGGAAGGCTTAAAAGGGACTTAGAGGCTCTAAGAACATAATTATCCTGTGGCACATTCAGGGGAGAGCATGAAAGACtacaggcacagggtgggccTGAAACCACCATGGGCAACATCTTTAAAGGCAGCTGTACCCGATACATCCATGATCATTCAATTCAGTTTCTACATTCAGCAGCAGGTAAATGTAGACCAAATACTTTCAAGTTTAATGCAGCAGTGAcatctttcttcctcctcacccAGGTCCTGCTGAGTGATACAAACTTGATAAGTGAAACACTCAGTGGTGTGAAAAGAGTCCCTTTTTATAGAAAATCTTCTTGCTGAGACAGTTCCTATAGAGAGCCCAGTGCTTCTCCAAAGCGGATTTTCTGTCCAGCTTTGAGGTTGAATCTGAAGTCCTTGGGTGCCTCAAAGATTAGCACGATCGTCGAGCCTAAGTTAAATTCCCCTAAATGTTCCCCTTTCCTCATGGGGATTCCCTCCTTGTTGTTGTTGGAGATGAAGCTGAAGTCATTGTAGGAACCTTTAGAGTAACTTGGACTGTTCGTGTGCAGGTCCTGtccagagaaagaagagaaggattTCAGTGCTCTGTATTCATTCATCACCACAGCTGTGAACTGTACACACTCATGCATTTTCCATGCACAAACTCACAGTGCAAAGATGCaataggaatattttttaaattgtctaTATTGGAGACAAAACTGTTTAAATCAGTCTTAGAATATCAGTGCTGTGAAACACCCTAATTTCAGGGtaataagatttttctttttttttaaattttgttatgCTGCACCAACCTCAAGCATTACCAGAAAGGTGCCTGCTATGACCCTGCTATGCTCACCTGGTCAAAGTAGATGCGGATGGAGCCCACGTTTGTTGCTCCTACAGCTGTTAGTGAGAAGAAGCCATGTTTCCAGTCACCTGTAAGGACAACCCGTTCATTGTGGCAGAACAGTTCCTTGATCCAGCGAGCAACTCCAGGATTGACAGACATCAGAGAGCCTGAAGAAGTGAGAAAATATTCAGGTTAGGTTGTCTGGTTTGTAGTGATAGTGTAATGCCACTCAGATGTTGTTTTCAGTGTAAGTGGAGCTGATCCAGTAAACAGCTCTGTCAGTTATTTGTAGGAAGAGAGGCAAGTGCCAGGCAGAGCAAATAAAAGAGGAGTCTGTGCTGAAAACAAAGGGGTCACAGAAGGATGTGCGTGGTGGGTCAGTCTCCCTCTCATGGTGTTTGAAACCAAACCCAAATACTTAAGGGTTTTGCTAGATACTAAGAAGTAAAATATTCTTATCTGCAAGAACATCTGATCCCAGCTCCAGTAGTGTAACTGCTCAGTTGCATTTTCTTTGCCAAGCACAAGCAGAGATCATCCTTTAGGCTACTGTTTGGTGTGAGGAGAATTATCTATATTTCAGATACAAACTGAATAAACAGTGTTTGGGAACAAATCAGCTCAGCTTGAATCAAGGGGTATTTCAAAGAACTCAAACAGTTTGAATACAATATTACTGTTTTCACCATTTTTATGGTGATTTGCTCTGGTAAACCATACAGCTGCAAAACCCATTACTCTTTGAGACAAATCATTTTTCTACCACTGTCTATCATATTACTGTACAACTTCTGCACTGGGGTGTCTCATTCTGCAGAGGCCCATAGCAGTGCttccctccagagctgctctgcagctgttcCCTAGGAACAGAAACCAACCTGGGAAATGCCGGCGGTGTGACACTGTCCAGTCTGTGGGCGAGTGGAAGCAGTGATAATCCCCTGGTGCAAGGTAAATTACACAGTGGTAGAGCTCATTCCCCTCCTTTGTGACCAGTTGTTTCTGAAAAGAGTtaccagctggggctgcagaaaaagaagggaaaggaaggggtTAAAGATATTCCTCCTGAAGTCATCTACCTTAGCCAGGCAGTCTGTGTTAGACTGTGCAATAGCAGAGGATTAAATGCAGCTCACATGGATTGGTGAGACTACAAAAACATAGGTTTCATGCAGAAATCCAATATTTCCAAATGTTCCTTTCCCTTGACAAGAAAATTAGATCCTGGATTGTTTCAATCAcaatgaaaaattttcttttggagTTTGCCCTTCCCTAAGCAAAACAGCAGAAACTGAAATCCAGTACaacagaatttttattaaaGCTATCCTTTAAGAACAGAATTTGTGAAGAGTCCTCTAAGTCATTAGAGGGGTAGTGCTTGAGCATGGATCTTGTTAGGATCCAGTTTTTGCTAGCCAGTGCTTGGGCCCATTTCAGTGTGACTGCAggagtgctgcagccagggtATACAACAGATATTGTAGTCAAGTGTAGGAACCAAGCAACTCAGTTCAGATAATCAGAATGAGCCAGGCATGACTGTATAAAGGCACTGGTGAGAAAGAGAAGAACTAGAACAGCAACATGGTTACCcgcaaataaaacaaaccaaaaatcagACTTGCTTTTGTTCCTGACAGTGCgagaaaatgttacattttttcatctctcttaTGATTTCTGAGAACACTGAAAGAGTACAGCAGAATAAATGCAGAACTGAGACAGAACTCACCCTGGCTAAAATGCGTTTCCTCTGTAGAGATGCGAGGTCCCAAGAAAGATTCCAGAGAATAAGTAACCCCTTTTACTTGCTCCACTTCACAATTTTTTACCTGTCCGAAATTCAGGATCTTTCCATCAGAGGGACTAATctacagcaaagagaaaaaaaaggaaacagtcAAGCAGTTCATTAATTCCTCATGAAACAGTGCCATTCCTCTGGGAACTGAGGGAATGGCAGTGCAGGCAAAGCCCTCCCTTCCTTCCACTCACCACGCTGTGCACACAGCACACCGGCCGTGCCTGCGGTTTCAGCTTCCTGCGGAAGAACTCACTGAGGTTCCTGTAGTGGTGCAGATCCTCCACAGCTGCCTCCTTCATGTTCACCCCGAAGGTCCAGATGTACAGGCTGTACACCGGCTTCCGCAGCCACGTGGGCAGCTCCACCTGGTTCAGGCGGCCCCAGGCTCGCGAGAGCAGCCGCGTCGGGACCGACTTGTACAGGGCAACCTGAGGGGAGAGCGGCAGCACGTCAGTGCTCTCCCCACTGATGGCTCCCTTACTTCTAACACAGGAAGGATCAGACTGTTCCTGCAAACCCCTCCCTTGAATTCATGTAGCCTTTAAGGCAGCAAAAAATTTACACTGCACTTCATCGTCATTCCCTCCATTCTGGCGAGAGTAGACAAGAGATGAAACATACAGGATAAAACTTCATATAACTTTAAAGTGAGGCCAGAATTTCCAGTCCTTTGCAGGCTGAAGCTCCACACTGAAGTTACTACAAACTGCCCAGTGTGAggcttacagaaaaaaaagagacaattGCACATATTCTAGTAGAACGCTAATCAGAAAGGCTTAACATTACCAATGTATAAATTTTTGTGAATAACTAAATGAAAATTGACTGGAAAATAACTTCTCAGTGTTGGATGACATGTTCCTCAGATGCAGCTGCCACTGAGGGTGCTTCCCACACACCCAGTACTGTGTGTTGTATGCTCTAATGAGTATACAAGTACCATCAAAGAAATGTACCCACTGGATACAGCTACACAGGTATAAACTTATACCAGCCTTACTCCTTCTCTCACAACAATGGGAGCTGCTAACTGCAAGAATATGAAGTGCCTTTATTTCTGTAGAAATACACCTTTGGACTTGCACCAAAACCCAAGTTTtagcaaggaaaacaaatgaagcAAAGTTGGCAAGAGGTATCTGCTGTTGATGGAAGTGGAGAGATGACAACATCTTTCTGTTGATAATTCCAGCAGACAGCTCCTCTGGGGTTTGTGGTACTTGCTGTCAGCCAGGAAGCTCACATGGCTATGATGTAACTGGGGGAAGCTGGGGAATATGGACCAAGGGAACTGAACACTCTGAAACCAGTTTTACAAAGGAAGTGGTGATCTGCTGACTGGTGCTTCTGAGTGAGCAGCTACATTCAACTTGCAGCTAAACCTTGGGATTTTTCTTAGTGAGAGTCATTTGTTCTCAATCATATCCTTCATGATGAAGTCTTGCAAAACACAGCCATCAACACAAACAGAAGTATGCACTGGCTCCATCATACCAAATACAGCAAATTAAGATTTCACTTACAAATTACCATCCTGTGTACATACAGGGATATTTCAGAAAGGAAGTACCAACCTAATCTTACTTCAGATAAAACCTTCTAAATAAACAGTGCTTTAGGTTATATAAGCTGAagtactgaagaaaaaaatgttgccaTTTTATTTGACGTGCCCTGTACTgtattaatttctaaaaattaattttgctgttttccacCAACACCGAAAATGTACATACAACTATAAAATCACACCAATTGTCAAAAGCAGTATTTCCTAGCAGCCCCTTGTCTTCAATGGAGCCTGGTTTTCAAGCTGATGGGATCAAACAGAACAGATGTTCAATGAAATAGGCTTAAGAATGGCAATTTTGTTCCTGTTTGCAATCAAAATACTTACTTGGTTGTTGGATTCTGAAATTGCATGATTTGTGGGGAGAATTACTACATGCAAGCCATGCCATACCCTGCTCTCAACAGTGTCAGAGCAGAGATCTGTGTATCATTTGGACATGCTGGACTACAAATGCTCAATGAACTTGAGGAACAAACCCTCTTGGTgtgaaaataacagaaaacaagaGACCATTTCAACAGAACCAGGAAAAGGAACTTGCCAAAAGGTTTGGTCTTCCTTGTCCTAGCCCTGATACTGTGATACTGAAGTTTCTGTTGACTTTCCCTGACTGTTAGAGGACAAAGTAATTCTCTGCTCCTGAAAAAGTCACTTGTCTGTGAGGCAATTAATCAACACAACCACAGTGAAAACTAAACAGAAGCATGAattgcagctctgctttcacaGCAGTGATCAGCAGGCTGCCCTGCTTGCAGCAGCTctccccccagctgctgccagctcctccaggacacagctcccagaggTGGCACACGAGAGAGCTGCTCACACTTACCCTGCTCATAGGCCTCCATCCCACTCTGGTCAAGGGTTTAAGAGCACCGAAAGGCAGAAGGTAATAGAGAATAGTCAGAGGCCAAGAACGGAGTTTCAGAGCAGGCCTAGACATACAGCTCAGCTGGCCCAACCTTCGCCTCAGGGCCAGCTGGGGGAATTGCAACCTGAAAGATCACATACACAACATCAGAGGGTCAGGCatctcagctgcagagccaccagcttCCGACAGCTGGGTCACTTATTCCTGCTAAACGTTTCTTAATCTTTCATACTACAAGTCTTTACTCCTTTATTTTGATCGGttcttccccttcccaaaaTAGAACAGTTTATCTAAAAAGTCCAAATAATGGTGTTCACCCTCATAGGTCACATTTTATGAATGACACCCTCAAAAATTAAAGGTAAGACCAGTTTCCAGGTCTTAAAGCCTTCACTGAGTATCCTGGTTCCAAATAGGGAACATGTGGACAAAGCCAATATTTCTACTACGGCACAAC from Molothrus ater isolate BHLD 08-10-18 breed brown headed cowbird chromosome 18, BPBGC_Mater_1.1, whole genome shotgun sequence includes these protein-coding regions:
- the PISD gene encoding phosphatidylserine decarboxylase proenzyme, mitochondrial isoform X1 — its product is MVRCYKALSNPPPSCYNLRKVKIHVRRLRSGNGGSSSCAGDQHPQLESPGPAGSAGGTPSRRTRFRLQFPQLALRRRLGQLSCMSRPALKLRSWPLTILYYLLPFGALKPLTRVGWRPMSRVALYKSVPTRLLSRAWGRLNQVELPTWLRKPVYSLYIWTFGVNMKEAAVEDLHHYRNLSEFFRRKLKPQARPVCCVHSVISPSDGKILNFGQVKNCEVEQVKGVTYSLESFLGPRISTEETHFSQAPAGNSFQKQLVTKEGNELYHCVIYLAPGDYHCFHSPTDWTVSHRRHFPGSLMSVNPGVARWIKELFCHNERVVLTGDWKHGFFSLTAVGATNVGSIRIYFDQDLHTNSPSYSKGSYNDFSFISNNNKEGIPMRKGEHLGEFNLGSTIVLIFEAPKDFRFNLKAGQKIRFGEALGSL
- the PISD gene encoding phosphatidylserine decarboxylase proenzyme, mitochondrial isoform X3, producing the protein MCQSNTLQGPELHTGKWLQFPQLALRRRLGQLSCMSRPALKLRSWPLTILYYLLPFGALKPLTRVGWRPMSRVALYKSVPTRLLSRAWGRLNQVELPTWLRKPVYSLYIWTFGVNMKEAAVEDLHHYRNLSEFFRRKLKPQARPVCCVHSVISPSDGKILNFGQVKNCEVEQVKGVTYSLESFLGPRISTEETHFSQAPAGNSFQKQLVTKEGNELYHCVIYLAPGDYHCFHSPTDWTVSHRRHFPGSLMSVNPGVARWIKELFCHNERVVLTGDWKHGFFSLTAVGATNVGSIRIYFDQDLHTNSPSYSKGSYNDFSFISNNNKEGIPMRKGEHLGEFNLGSTIVLIFEAPKDFRFNLKAGQKIRFGEALGSL
- the PISD gene encoding phosphatidylserine decarboxylase proenzyme, mitochondrial isoform X2, with protein sequence MAAAVARSSLLCSCNLLVQRNLCVRAGVLWKQPPSRTFFTDRKKLHTAPVGQVFRLRPFHVLVATGGGYAGYRKYEDYKLQQLEKRGIEVPVKLASEWEVALYKSVPTRLLSRAWGRLNQVELPTWLRKPVYSLYIWTFGVNMKEAAVEDLHHYRNLSEFFRRKLKPQARPVCCVHSVISPSDGKILNFGQVKNCEVEQVKGVTYSLESFLGPRISTEETHFSQAPAGNSFQKQLVTKEGNELYHCVIYLAPGDYHCFHSPTDWTVSHRRHFPGSLMSVNPGVARWIKELFCHNERVVLTGDWKHGFFSLTAVGATNVGSIRIYFDQDLHTNSPSYSKGSYNDFSFISNNNKEGIPMRKGEHLGEFNLGSTIVLIFEAPKDFRFNLKAGQKIRFGEALGSL